Proteins from a single region of Meiothermus sp. CFH 77666:
- a CDS encoding TRAP transporter small permease subunit, whose amino-acid sequence MLIKLQVYLEKLLLALAVAILVAILLLVMADILARNLLGQPIRGVAEFLSQTLYLVVFLGLASAFRQGAFIRSDLIFRYPLGRRWKKGLELAHLTVTLAVFVLLTALTFQSLSASFMVGQRVGLPGYFSFPEWPFRLLTFLGTLLLTSLAALRWVAMAKRRGTEALP is encoded by the coding sequence ATGCTGATTAAATTACAGGTCTACCTGGAAAAGTTACTGCTTGCCCTGGCGGTTGCCATCCTGGTGGCCATTCTCCTGCTGGTGATGGCCGATATCCTGGCCCGCAACCTGCTGGGCCAGCCCATTCGCGGGGTAGCCGAATTCCTGAGCCAGACGCTCTATCTGGTGGTTTTCCTGGGGCTGGCCAGCGCCTTCCGCCAGGGGGCGTTTATACGCTCCGATCTGATCTTTCGCTATCCACTTGGCCGACGTTGGAAAAAGGGCCTCGAGCTTGCCCACCTGACCGTTACCCTGGCGGTCTTTGTGCTGCTCACCGCGCTGACCTTCCAGAGCCTGAGTGCCTCGTTCATGGTCGGGCAGCGGGTAGGGCTACCCGGCTACTTTAGCTTTCCAGAGTGGCCGTTCAGGCTGCTTACCTTTCTGGGAACCCTGCTGCTGACCAGCCTGGCCGCCTTGCGCTGGGTGGCAATGGCAAAGAGAAGGGGAACCGAGGCTCTGCCATGA